The sequence below is a genomic window from Haloferax mediterranei ATCC 33500.
CTGTTACGCCCGCGGGTCGCGGTCCGGACCCGGATAGGGGTCGTCCGCGACCTCGGCGTAGAGACTTTCCGGCGCGAATAGCGACGCAAACGCCTTCGGGTGACGAATGCTGACCGGGAAGCGTTCGCCGAGCGACACGCCCGCCTCCGCGGAGCGAAGTCGCTCGTCGAACGTGAGCAGATGCATCGCACCGCCGTGATAGGCAGCTGCGAGTGCGGGATGGTCGCCTTCTGGATGGTCGACGACTTCGGCCCACTCGTCGACCTTGGTACGCCAGTCCGCGGCGAGTTCCTCGTCCGAGAGCGTCGAAATGACCGCCTCGGCGTCGTCGAGAAGAGCGTCGCTGGCGACGAGCGTCGTCCACGAATGGCCCCGAAGCTGGTCGAGTGCGGCTCTGGACGGCCCGTCGACGAGAAGGTCGGCGGCGAGTACGTCAGCGTCGGCGACGACTCGCGTGGGCGACGGCTCGACCTCAGGCATCGTCGCCTCGGTGGGCGCGAAGCGCCTCAGTAATCTCCGTTTCGGTCGTCTCGTACGCTGCTGCGCGGACGAAGAGTGACTCCCAGTTCATAGACGAACAGACGTATTCGTTGGAGATGAATCCGACGCAACCACCCATGGGTTCGAAGTGATTACGCGGGGCGAATATTTGAACCATTAATAATTACATCGCGTGGGAAACAGTTAATTCCCGTTCAGCACAGGAGACAGTCATGACGATACAGCGACGGCGCTTCTTGCAGGCGGCGGGGGTCGGTGCGATTCTCGGACTGAGTGGTTGTACGGGCGAGTCGAATCCGCAGCAGGCAGACGACGGAACACAGACAGACACCGCCTCCGGCGGTGGTTCGGGCGAGGGTGACAGTGGTACGAAACAGGAGTTGACGCTGGCAACGACCACGAGTACCTACGACACGGGGCTCCTCGATGCGCTCAACCCGGTGTTCGAAGAGAAGTTCAACGCCCGAGTGAAGACCATCTCGCAGGGGACCGGCGCAGCCATCGAGACGGCTCGAAACGGGGACGCCGATGTTATTCTCGTCCACGCTCGCGGCGCGGAAGACGAGTTCCTGCAGGAGGGCTACGGCGTCAACCGCCGAGACGTGATGTTCAACGACTTCGTCATCGTGGGACCGTCGAACGACCCCGCCGGAATCAAGGGGAT
It includes:
- a CDS encoding PIN domain-containing protein, encoding MPEVEPSPTRVVADADVLAADLLVDGPSRAALDQLRGHSWTTLVASDALLDDAEAVISTLSDEELAADWRTKVDEWAEVVDHPEGDHPALAAAYHGGAMHLLTFDERLRSAEAGVSLGERFPVSIRHPKAFASLFAPESLYAEVADDPYPGPDRDPRA